In Musa acuminata AAA Group cultivar baxijiao chromosome BXJ2-10, Cavendish_Baxijiao_AAA, whole genome shotgun sequence, a genomic segment contains:
- the LOC135625974 gene encoding auxin-induced protein 5NG4-like isoform X1, translated as MAGGSQSSEKVKLLVAVLALQFSYAGFHIVSRTALNMGISKLVFPVYRNVIALVLLAPFAYFLEKKDRPPLTLSLLCQFFLLALCGITANQGFYLLGLYYLSPTYASAIQNSVPAITFAMAAALRLEQINVNSRYGVAKVVGTVASIGGATIITLYKGPPLLNHQQHSKLFLGASSNTILNWTLGCVYILGNCLAWSGWMVLQVPLLKKYPARLSITTITCFFGLIQFLIIAAFAEKDIERWKVHSGGELFTILYAGLVASGVSFSLQIWCIDRGGPLFVAVFQPVQTVVVAIMAAVILGDQLYSGGIIGSILIVLGLYFVLWGKSEEKKPTKEALENNDLRRLLLDQENLHKENAAVTDIP; from the exons ATGGCGGGAGGATCACAGAGTTCCGAGAAAGTGAAGCTTCTTGTAGCTGTTCTTGCACTCCAATTCAGCTATGCAGGGTTCCATATAGTTTCCAGAACCGCACTCAACATGGGGATCAGCAAGCTTGTCTTCCCAGTTTATAGGAATGTCATTGCTTTGGTTTTGTTGGCCCCCTTTGCATATTTTCTAGAGAA GAAAGACAGGCCACCTCTTACCTTATCCTTGCTGTGTCAGTTCTTTCTTCTGGCATTATGTGG GATAACTGCTAACCAAGGATTCTATCTCTTGGGTTTATATTATTTGTCTCCAACCTATGCTTCTGCCATCCAGAACTCAGTTCCAGCAATAACATTTGCCATGGCTGCAGCTCTAAG GCTTGAGCAAATCAATGTCAACAGTAGATATGGTGTGGCAAAGGTGGTCGGAACTGTTGCCAGTATAGGAGGTGCCACCATCATTACTCTCTACAAGGGCCCTCCTCTTCTGAATCACCAACAACATAGCAAACTATTCCTCGGTGCCTCATCGAACACAATACTGAATTGGACATTGGGTTGTGTATACATCCTTGGGAATTGCCTTGCATGGTCAGGTTGGATGGTGCTTCAG GTTCCATTGCTCAAGAAGTACCCTGCCAGGCTCTCAATTACTACAATTACCTGCTTCTTTGGGCTAATCCAATTCCTCATAATAGCAGCCTTCGCAGAGAAGGACATTGAGAGGTGGAAAGTCCACTCCGGAGGGGAGCTCTTTACGATCCTCTATGCT GGTCTTGTGGCATCAggagtctctttctctctccagaTTTGGTGCATTGATAGGGGAGGTCCCCTTTTTGTTGCTGTTTTCCAACCAGTGCAGACAGTGGTGGTGGCCATCATGGCAGCTGTTATACTTGGTGACCAGTTGTACTCAGGAGG GATTATTGGATCCATTCTGATTGTGCTTGGCCTCTACTTTGTCCTCTGGGGGAAAAGTGAGGAGAAGAAACCTACAAAGGAGGCACTGGAGAATAATGACCTTAGAAGGCTTCTCCTTGACCAAGAGAACTTGCATAAAGAAAACGCTGCAGTCACTGACATCCCATGA
- the LOC135625974 gene encoding auxin-induced protein 5NG4-like isoform X2, which produces MAGGSQSSEKVKLLVAVLALQFSYAGFHIVSRTALNMGISKLVFPVYRKDRPPLTLSLLCQFFLLALCGITANQGFYLLGLYYLSPTYASAIQNSVPAITFAMAAALRLEQINVNSRYGVAKVVGTVASIGGATIITLYKGPPLLNHQQHSKLFLGASSNTILNWTLGCVYILGNCLAWSGWMVLQVPLLKKYPARLSITTITCFFGLIQFLIIAAFAEKDIERWKVHSGGELFTILYAGLVASGVSFSLQIWCIDRGGPLFVAVFQPVQTVVVAIMAAVILGDQLYSGGIIGSILIVLGLYFVLWGKSEEKKPTKEALENNDLRRLLLDQENLHKENAAVTDIP; this is translated from the exons ATGGCGGGAGGATCACAGAGTTCCGAGAAAGTGAAGCTTCTTGTAGCTGTTCTTGCACTCCAATTCAGCTATGCAGGGTTCCATATAGTTTCCAGAACCGCACTCAACATGGGGATCAGCAAGCTTGTCTTCCCAGTTTAT AGGAAAGACAGGCCACCTCTTACCTTATCCTTGCTGTGTCAGTTCTTTCTTCTGGCATTATGTGG GATAACTGCTAACCAAGGATTCTATCTCTTGGGTTTATATTATTTGTCTCCAACCTATGCTTCTGCCATCCAGAACTCAGTTCCAGCAATAACATTTGCCATGGCTGCAGCTCTAAG GCTTGAGCAAATCAATGTCAACAGTAGATATGGTGTGGCAAAGGTGGTCGGAACTGTTGCCAGTATAGGAGGTGCCACCATCATTACTCTCTACAAGGGCCCTCCTCTTCTGAATCACCAACAACATAGCAAACTATTCCTCGGTGCCTCATCGAACACAATACTGAATTGGACATTGGGTTGTGTATACATCCTTGGGAATTGCCTTGCATGGTCAGGTTGGATGGTGCTTCAG GTTCCATTGCTCAAGAAGTACCCTGCCAGGCTCTCAATTACTACAATTACCTGCTTCTTTGGGCTAATCCAATTCCTCATAATAGCAGCCTTCGCAGAGAAGGACATTGAGAGGTGGAAAGTCCACTCCGGAGGGGAGCTCTTTACGATCCTCTATGCT GGTCTTGTGGCATCAggagtctctttctctctccagaTTTGGTGCATTGATAGGGGAGGTCCCCTTTTTGTTGCTGTTTTCCAACCAGTGCAGACAGTGGTGGTGGCCATCATGGCAGCTGTTATACTTGGTGACCAGTTGTACTCAGGAGG GATTATTGGATCCATTCTGATTGTGCTTGGCCTCTACTTTGTCCTCTGGGGGAAAAGTGAGGAGAAGAAACCTACAAAGGAGGCACTGGAGAATAATGACCTTAGAAGGCTTCTCCTTGACCAAGAGAACTTGCATAAAGAAAACGCTGCAGTCACTGACATCCCATGA